The following proteins are encoded in a genomic region of Leptospira ryugenii:
- a CDS encoding PrsW family intramembrane metalloprotease yields the protein MTTMALLTLAILPGFIVVQRYYAKDHLQKEPIVVILRSFFWGAALVIPVGIFESLIPMGESESITEIAIHNFIVIALSEELAKYLAIRFYSYKNDAFNEHFDGIVYGACVGGGFATFENIFYVLDHGFAVGVLRAFLSVPGHILWGAIVGHWIAKEKMENLSPWKALLVGVGISSFLHGGFDFVLQFESVSLYLAPVFVLSPLFIVRWYTKASLEKDHIILFPNDSFLPKPIVENNDPNSLLQKLMRTLLYSITIMFSIFGVFLTIVASIDYANQAEDFETWLFLIPMIAFGIAILSFRWAKKLSM from the coding sequence ATGACAACAATGGCTCTCCTAACACTGGCTATATTGCCAGGTTTCATTGTAGTTCAAAGGTACTATGCAAAAGACCATCTCCAAAAAGAACCAATTGTAGTTATCTTACGTTCTTTTTTTTGGGGTGCAGCTTTAGTCATACCGGTTGGTATTTTTGAATCATTGATTCCTATGGGAGAATCAGAGTCCATAACTGAAATTGCGATTCATAACTTCATTGTGATCGCACTTTCAGAAGAGTTAGCAAAGTACCTAGCCATTCGATTTTATTCATACAAGAACGATGCATTCAACGAACATTTTGATGGAATTGTGTATGGTGCTTGTGTAGGCGGAGGCTTTGCTACCTTCGAAAATATCTTTTATGTTTTGGACCATGGCTTTGCGGTGGGTGTTTTGCGTGCTTTTTTATCCGTTCCTGGTCATATTTTATGGGGTGCCATTGTAGGCCATTGGATTGCGAAAGAGAAAATGGAGAATCTTTCACCCTGGAAGGCTCTTCTTGTAGGTGTTGGTATAAGCTCTTTTCTGCACGGTGGTTTTGATTTTGTACTCCAATTTGAATCCGTTTCGCTTTACTTAGCTCCAGTTTTTGTATTGAGCCCATTATTTATAGTTAGGTGGTATACGAAAGCATCCTTGGAAAAAGATCACATAATCCTCTTTCCAAATGATAGCTTTTTACCGAAGCCCATTGTCGAGAATAATGATCCCAATTCCCTTTTGCAGAAATTGATGAGAACTTTACTCTATTCGATCACAATTATGTTTTCTATCTTTGGAGTATTCTTAACAATTGTGGCGAGTATAGACTATGCAAACCAAGCCGAGGACTTTGAGACTTGGTTATTTCTAATTCCTATGATTGCTTTTGGAATCGCTATCCTGAGTTTTAGATGGGCAAAAAAATTAAGTATGTAA
- a CDS encoding TrkH family potassium uptake protein, with protein sequence MKQTYKKAKIAYFIRELDVLRLNIRKFYLDHLQTFGRSFYILSGIVSFFILIFEYGFYYPTNWIPYVKFLVSSLVYYFLFYEILSFLFSHEDPKHYLKTHKIQVVIIVLILLESLFEENILNLLNQYHVTGSDSTLIFLSTNQILFTFANLAHFYRISKFSKAKKLNPSFIFISSFAFIIFLGSLFLHFPKASYQNVKSIDIIFTAVSATCVTGLSTINISEQFTLTGQLIILLMIQIGGLGLMTLSSFFSFILAGQSTVNDKLMIKDLLSEESIGRVKSLLTQIAFLTFWIELIGSILLFLQFPKETGLGTAEKIYYSVFHSISAFCNAGFSLMPSNFSDPNFSSNVSFLSSIMFLIVLGGLGFPVVNQLYMLISFRSNHHKKFSVTSKLVLISTLSLIGFGAVSYFYLEQEFTLKNKSLGEQILHSLFYSITTRTAGFNTLDIAQMGLPITFISFFLMWVGASPISTGGGVKTTTIAISFLNIVDQIRGKERLEIFHRSIAPSTIARASASIVLSLFVIFSAILSLLLCESAPFVDICFEVVSAFGTVGLTRGLTPVLSSSGKIILCFVMFVGRVGILTLLIAITRQTKNYAYKYPVEYVVVG encoded by the coding sequence GTGAAACAAACCTACAAAAAGGCAAAGATAGCCTATTTTATTCGAGAGTTGGATGTCCTTCGCCTAAACATCCGAAAGTTTTATCTAGACCATTTACAAACATTCGGTAGATCGTTTTACATTCTTTCAGGGATTGTATCTTTCTTTATTTTGATTTTCGAATATGGATTTTATTATCCAACAAATTGGATACCTTATGTCAAGTTTCTTGTCTCTTCTTTGGTATATTACTTTCTCTTTTATGAGATACTGTCTTTCCTATTTAGCCATGAAGATCCTAAACATTACTTAAAAACACATAAAATACAAGTTGTCATTATAGTTCTCATATTACTCGAAAGTTTATTTGAAGAAAACATTCTGAATCTCTTAAATCAGTACCATGTTACAGGATCAGACTCTACTTTAATTTTTCTCTCTACAAATCAGATACTCTTTACCTTTGCAAACTTAGCTCACTTTTATAGAATTTCAAAATTTTCAAAAGCAAAAAAGTTAAACCCTTCTTTTATCTTTATATCTTCTTTTGCATTCATCATTTTTTTAGGAAGTCTTTTCCTACACTTTCCAAAGGCCTCATACCAAAATGTAAAAAGCATAGATATCATCTTTACTGCAGTATCTGCGACCTGTGTAACTGGTTTGAGCACCATCAATATATCAGAACAGTTTACCCTAACAGGACAACTCATCATCCTTCTTATGATTCAAATTGGTGGATTGGGATTGATGACATTGTCTTCCTTTTTCTCATTCATCTTAGCCGGCCAATCAACGGTGAATGATAAACTAATGATTAAAGACCTTTTATCTGAAGAATCCATTGGAAGGGTAAAAAGTTTACTAACCCAAATCGCATTTCTAACCTTTTGGATTGAGCTGATCGGTTCAATTTTATTATTTCTGCAATTTCCCAAAGAAACTGGCTTGGGTACCGCCGAAAAAATCTACTACTCCGTTTTTCATTCCATATCTGCATTTTGCAATGCGGGTTTTAGTCTGATGCCATCTAACTTCTCAGATCCAAATTTTTCCTCAAATGTCTCCTTTTTGTCCTCTATTATGTTCTTAATCGTACTCGGTGGACTTGGATTTCCCGTCGTAAACCAATTGTATATGCTTATTTCTTTTCGATCAAACCACCATAAAAAATTTTCCGTTACCTCTAAACTTGTTTTGATCAGTACTCTCTCTCTGATAGGCTTCGGAGCTGTATCTTATTTTTATTTGGAACAGGAGTTTACTTTAAAGAATAAGAGTCTAGGTGAGCAAATCTTACATTCGCTTTTTTATTCCATTACAACAAGAACTGCTGGATTTAATACCTTGGATATTGCACAAATGGGCCTACCCATAACATTCATTAGTTTTTTCCTGATGTGGGTTGGGGCGTCTCCCATCTCGACTGGTGGTGGAGTCAAAACAACAACAATCGCGATTTCATTTTTGAATATTGTTGATCAGATACGTGGGAAGGAAAGATTAGAAATCTTTCATCGCTCCATAGCCCCAAGTACGATTGCAAGAGCTAGTGCGTCCATAGTTTTATCATTATTTGTTATATTCTCAGCTATCTTAAGTCTGTTGCTCTGTGAATCGGCACCTTTTGTCGACATTTGCTTTGAAGTTGTGTCTGCTTTTGGTACTGTAGGATTAACGCGAGGCTTAACACCCGTTCTCTCCTCATCGGGTAAGATTATTTTATGCTTTGTTATGTTCGTAGGTAGAGTAGGTATTTTAACCTTATTGATCGCAATTACTAGACAGACAAAGAATTATGCTTATAAATATCCTGTAGAGTACGTTGTGGTAGGATGA
- a CDS encoding MATE family efflux transporter produces MAIPVFFGMISYTAIMISDTAMVGKLGEIPLAATGFGGMVYFAVFAFLMGGSMAVQIIVARRFGEKNEAGVGNTLVNAIYVSFLLGSILSIFGFYAAPTIMNALGDDPAVIEMSGEFLAYRFLGTLLFFLGFAIRGFFDGIGVVKAGMLSSISAALSNIFMNWILIFGNLGFPAMGVKGAAIASSLSSIPALLIMFFFFFREDILVFFKHKVWGPDFILIKELLVVGFAPAIEGAMTNLSFAGFYKIAGLISTTTLAASSVVISCMSLSFMPGVAFGVAATTILGQAMGQGKIRLAYEGTMRSATFSALVMGSMGIVFIVFGKPLLGFFTDVRAVISEAYPALVIVSFIQVGDAYHMVVGSALRSAGLMYWVMFAYIVISFLVMLPLAYLFGIVLKGGSIGIWIAFFIWILALALSFIRKFRKKEWINIRL; encoded by the coding sequence ATGGCAATTCCAGTCTTTTTTGGGATGATCAGCTATACTGCGATTATGATTTCTGATACTGCCATGGTAGGAAAACTCGGAGAGATTCCTCTTGCCGCAACAGGATTTGGTGGGATGGTTTACTTTGCTGTATTTGCTTTTTTAATGGGTGGATCGATGGCAGTTCAGATCATCGTAGCAAGGCGGTTCGGTGAGAAAAATGAAGCGGGAGTTGGAAATACTCTAGTCAATGCTATCTATGTATCCTTTTTACTAGGATCTATTCTCTCCATTTTTGGATTTTATGCCGCTCCTACCATTATGAACGCATTAGGTGATGATCCCGCTGTGATTGAAATGTCTGGCGAATTCCTAGCCTATCGTTTCCTCGGAACTTTACTTTTTTTCTTAGGGTTTGCGATCAGAGGATTTTTTGATGGGATTGGAGTCGTGAAGGCAGGGATGTTATCCTCCATTAGTGCGGCACTTTCGAATATCTTTATGAATTGGATTCTAATTTTTGGAAATCTGGGATTTCCCGCTATGGGAGTCAAGGGAGCAGCGATCGCATCTTCCTTATCGTCGATACCAGCACTTCTCATTATGTTTTTCTTTTTCTTCCGAGAAGACATATTAGTCTTTTTTAAACATAAAGTTTGGGGACCCGATTTTATTCTCATTAAAGAGTTGTTAGTTGTTGGATTTGCTCCTGCAATTGAAGGAGCAATGACAAACCTCTCTTTTGCTGGATTCTACAAGATTGCTGGATTGATCAGTACGACCACATTGGCTGCATCTAGTGTAGTCATTTCCTGCATGAGTTTGTCCTTTATGCCTGGAGTTGCATTTGGCGTGGCTGCCACTACGATACTAGGCCAAGCCATGGGTCAGGGAAAGATACGACTAGCCTATGAGGGAACAATGAGATCTGCTACTTTTTCTGCCCTTGTTATGGGAAGTATGGGTATCGTTTTCATCGTTTTTGGAAAACCTTTGCTTGGTTTTTTTACGGATGTTCGAGCCGTCATTTCCGAAGCTTACCCGGCTCTTGTGATTGTTTCTTTCATCCAAGTAGGAGATGCCTACCATATGGTTGTTGGCTCTGCATTGCGAAGTGCTGGTCTTATGTACTGGGTGATGTTTGCCTATATCGTCATTTCTTTTTTGGTCATGTTGCCTTTGGCATATTTATTCGGGATCGTACTAAAGGGAGGATCTATCGGTATATGGATCGCTTTTTTTATCTGGATTTTGGCACTTGCTTTGTCATTTATTCGAAAATTTCGTAAGAAGGAATGGATAAACATACGACTTTAA
- a CDS encoding SPFH domain-containing protein has protein sequence MALIDRIKFEGGPNDIVWRYPSDEISTAGQLVVDEGLEAIFFKEGKALDTFGPGTHTLKTGNIPILEALVNLPFGGKTPFTAEVFYINKGIFAMKWGTPSPIPLEDPKYKIVLNIRAFGDYKFRVKDPRSFLIHVVKAGNRTTNEAIDEFLKPNIVRSIGDFLSEVILNNNTSVVEINKFRDESSTAGRVKLTPEFDKYGLELTEFNLASVNFDQADPNYQRIQKIITDKFEIDMLGDKYQQKKMFDIGQAAAENQGQGGGALGTGMGMGMGMNMGQMMGNMMNQNPQGNTNASGDPAARIAKLKGLLDQGLISNEEFEAKKKEILSSL, from the coding sequence CGCAGGACAATTGGTTGTTGATGAAGGTTTAGAAGCTATTTTTTTCAAAGAAGGTAAAGCTCTAGATACATTCGGTCCAGGTACACATACCTTAAAGACCGGAAACATTCCTATCTTAGAAGCTTTGGTCAACCTTCCTTTCGGAGGAAAGACACCGTTCACTGCTGAAGTCTTCTACATTAACAAAGGCATCTTTGCTATGAAATGGGGGACTCCTAGCCCTATTCCGCTTGAAGATCCTAAGTACAAAATCGTTTTGAATATCCGTGCTTTTGGGGATTATAAATTTCGGGTGAAAGATCCAAGGTCTTTTCTAATCCATGTGGTTAAAGCAGGGAATCGCACTACCAATGAAGCAATCGATGAATTTTTAAAACCAAATATAGTTCGAAGCATTGGGGATTTTTTATCAGAGGTCATTCTCAATAACAATACCTCAGTAGTTGAAATCAATAAATTTAGGGATGAAAGCTCTACAGCTGGAAGAGTGAAACTGACCCCAGAGTTTGACAAATATGGTTTAGAACTCACTGAATTCAATCTTGCATCGGTGAATTTTGACCAGGCCGATCCAAATTACCAAAGGATCCAAAAAATCATCACTGACAAATTTGAGATAGATATGTTAGGTGATAAATACCAACAAAAGAAGATGTTTGATATTGGCCAAGCGGCCGCGGAAAACCAAGGCCAAGGTGGTGGTGCATTGGGCACTGGAATGGGCATGGGTATGGGAATGAACATGGGACAGATGATGGGCAATATGATGAACCAAAATCCCCAAGGAAATACAAACGCAAGCGGTGATCCAGCAGCAAGGATAGCAAAGTTAAAAGGGCTTTTAGACCAAGGCCTAATCAGCAATGAAGAATTTGAAGCCAAGAAAAAGGAGATCCTTTCTTCCTTATGA
- a CDS encoding adenosine deaminase, with the protein MHFQAKFNLIIALIEFHEKEIKEVSRDVILSHAQSNVSYVEYRLMFPKDEPRDSFFRKLISACEGMILGEEVAKKEGFPIRANLAMSLHRDLNFERQYDWMKNWMEKEKTIKDKLVGIDFCHIEEGHSPKHKQSFFQQVLSDNRAETSTALSILYHVGESFRDKTPFSAVRWVLESAQYGAHRLGHALALGIDPDFFKGEERVESIAERIDQLKYEIENYETIAQFGNFFPKQELEDSLKEILSKPFSDHVLVMMDSKKTKYLETFQNYAMAMIAKTKAVIECCPTSNLYIGMLEQIKDHPLRRFLNSGLRVTIGSDDPGLFDSDLKIEYERANEAGVFPEELEAIRKLSFQYTSPILSGREILDQST; encoded by the coding sequence TTGCACTTTCAAGCAAAGTTCAATCTCATCATAGCACTCATTGAATTTCATGAGAAAGAAATAAAGGAAGTTTCTCGTGACGTCATTCTATCTCATGCACAATCAAACGTGAGTTATGTAGAATACAGGCTAATGTTTCCTAAAGATGAGCCGAGAGATAGTTTTTTTAGAAAGTTGATCTCCGCTTGCGAAGGAATGATTCTAGGTGAAGAAGTAGCCAAAAAAGAAGGTTTTCCCATTCGCGCAAATTTAGCAATGTCTTTACATAGAGACCTAAATTTCGAAAGACAGTATGATTGGATGAAAAACTGGATGGAAAAGGAAAAGACCATCAAAGACAAATTAGTCGGTATCGATTTCTGCCATATAGAAGAAGGCCATTCTCCTAAACACAAACAATCTTTTTTCCAACAAGTTTTATCGGATAATCGAGCGGAGACTTCTACTGCGCTGAGTATTTTATATCATGTGGGAGAAAGCTTTCGAGACAAAACTCCTTTTTCAGCCGTTAGGTGGGTTTTAGAATCAGCCCAATACGGTGCTCATCGCCTGGGACATGCACTTGCTTTGGGGATAGATCCGGATTTCTTTAAAGGTGAGGAAAGAGTAGAATCAATTGCGGAAAGGATAGATCAACTCAAATATGAAATTGAAAATTATGAAACCATTGCTCAATTTGGAAATTTCTTTCCGAAGCAAGAATTAGAAGATTCTTTAAAGGAGATACTCTCTAAGCCTTTCTCGGATCATGTCTTAGTTATGATGGATTCTAAAAAGACAAAGTATTTAGAAACCTTTCAAAATTATGCGATGGCAATGATTGCCAAGACCAAGGCCGTGATCGAATGTTGCCCAACTTCAAATCTTTACATTGGAATGTTAGAGCAAATCAAAGACCATCCTTTGCGAAGATTTCTGAACAGTGGTTTGCGAGTAACCATCGGCTCGGATGATCCTGGATTATTTGATAGTGATTTAAAGATAGAGTATGAAAGAGCAAACGAAGCAGGAGTATTTCCGGAAGAATTGGAAGCGATTCGAAAGCTCTCCTTCCAATACACCTCCCCTATTTTATCTGGAAGGGAAATCCTTGACCAATCTACATAG
- a CDS encoding potassium channel family protein, whose translation MERKKIAVIGLGSFGTMLTKYLFEEGHEVLAIDLQEDLVDAVKDFSTVSVCLDATDENALRSQAIDEMDIVVIALADDFQTSVICADLLKKCGAVSIYARYQTELQQRVLSLLGVKNLFNPEEKAAKSMAEIVGYSSMRANFQVSEEYHVVEVNVPKRYVGKTIAEADIRHTYEINIITIKRPQEAKENKRASDVKQEKVLGIPKGNMTLRENDVLVLFASQTSLTKFLEG comes from the coding sequence ATGGAACGGAAAAAGATAGCAGTTATCGGTTTGGGAAGTTTTGGTACTATGCTTACCAAATATCTATTTGAAGAAGGTCATGAGGTACTAGCGATTGACCTCCAAGAAGATTTGGTTGATGCTGTAAAAGATTTTTCAACAGTTTCAGTTTGTTTGGATGCAACAGATGAAAATGCACTGAGATCACAAGCAATAGATGAAATGGATATTGTAGTGATAGCTCTTGCAGATGATTTTCAAACTTCTGTTATCTGCGCAGATCTTTTAAAAAAATGCGGTGCAGTCAGCATCTATGCTCGTTACCAAACAGAATTACAACAAAGAGTACTAAGCCTATTAGGTGTCAAAAATCTTTTCAATCCGGAAGAAAAGGCCGCCAAATCTATGGCTGAGATCGTGGGTTATTCTAGTATGCGTGCTAATTTTCAAGTCTCGGAAGAATACCATGTTGTGGAAGTAAATGTTCCAAAACGCTACGTAGGAAAAACGATAGCAGAGGCTGACATTCGGCATACCTATGAGATCAACATCATCACAATCAAACGCCCCCAAGAAGCAAAAGAAAATAAAAGAGCTTCGGATGTTAAACAAGAGAAAGTATTGGGTATTCCAAAAGGAAATATGACTCTCAGAGAGAATGATGTCCTAGTGCTTTTTGCATCTCAAACCTCTCTTACCAAATTTTTGGAAGGTTAA
- a CDS encoding patatin-like phospholipase family protein — protein sequence MKRSEQERQAILKFLKTVELFKKLPPQVIGRIANNIEERLIRSHEALYYKGEASEHIYIIRYGEILLEEVANQGPVYIGSGQVLAENSLISSSNHSTSAIAVIDTLVYVLDGKLFLQLAAQEKSLAQNIIYMMGSRMREHMDKSFTKAQFGGLRRLCVHIPLEPEYDFGKKIVSFLNNYSEKTKSMSTAIPISTFMGMDTTKISEYLTDIRKKTPLVHLYFDEKVTRTDLSFLVVQSDFLVFWEKDPERFFKEKEEILQFWKGRIRNFQGRALRLMEEGVVKSYITSEENLRNFYQEDTLARFLVSNTRGLTLGGGGARALAHVGLLKVLHREGINFDFISGASMGAVIAALYARKEPPDRIEELIKQFFGGLESAFDPTLPVVAFFKGKRMRRMLKEAFRDQRIEELPLPFATSAVDLQTGKEHIFDQGPITEALTSAMSLPGAFPPYRLGEKILVDGGMINNVPESLIRSKGADVVLGVNVSPLQEIVPVKLFEDRNSTEKGFFRYIWDTLKYPPILQIMTRTITLEGREITRLKRPRLDLFVHFHLEEFQLFDFVRYQEIIDKGEKEAEQNLPEIKKLFL from the coding sequence ATGAAGCGCAGTGAACAAGAAAGGCAGGCGATTTTAAAATTCCTAAAAACTGTAGAGCTGTTTAAAAAATTGCCTCCACAGGTGATTGGAAGGATCGCCAACAATATTGAGGAAAGACTGATCCGTAGCCACGAGGCTTTGTACTACAAAGGTGAGGCTTCAGAGCATATTTACATAATCCGGTATGGAGAAATCCTTCTTGAAGAAGTTGCCAACCAAGGTCCTGTCTACATCGGAAGTGGTCAGGTATTAGCAGAAAATTCACTCATATCAAGTTCCAATCATTCTACTTCTGCGATTGCCGTAATTGATACTCTTGTCTATGTTTTGGATGGAAAATTATTCCTGCAGTTAGCCGCGCAGGAAAAATCATTAGCTCAAAATATTATTTATATGATGGGCTCGCGAATGAGAGAGCACATGGACAAAAGTTTCACCAAAGCACAGTTCGGTGGACTCAGAAGGCTCTGTGTCCATATTCCCCTAGAACCAGAGTATGATTTTGGAAAGAAGATCGTTTCCTTTCTAAATAACTATAGTGAGAAAACCAAATCAATGTCCACGGCGATTCCCATTTCAACATTTATGGGGATGGATACGACAAAGATATCAGAATATCTAACAGACATTCGTAAAAAAACTCCTTTAGTTCATCTCTATTTTGATGAGAAAGTAACAAGAACCGATCTTTCCTTTCTGGTGGTTCAATCAGATTTTTTAGTATTTTGGGAAAAAGATCCAGAAAGATTTTTTAAAGAAAAAGAAGAGATTTTACAATTTTGGAAAGGTCGGATACGGAATTTCCAAGGCCGTGCACTTCGTTTAATGGAGGAAGGTGTTGTCAAAAGTTATATCACCTCCGAAGAGAATCTGCGGAATTTTTACCAGGAAGACACTCTTGCTCGTTTTCTTGTTTCGAACACACGTGGATTGACTTTAGGAGGAGGTGGAGCACGTGCACTTGCTCACGTTGGTCTATTAAAGGTCTTACATAGAGAAGGAATCAATTTTGATTTTATTTCTGGCGCCTCCATGGGTGCCGTGATTGCTGCTCTATATGCAAGGAAAGAGCCACCCGATAGAATCGAAGAGTTAATCAAACAGTTCTTTGGTGGACTAGAGAGCGCATTTGATCCAACTTTGCCTGTGGTTGCCTTTTTTAAAGGGAAGAGGATGAGGCGCATGTTGAAGGAAGCTTTTCGTGACCAGAGGATAGAAGAGTTACCTTTGCCATTTGCTACATCGGCTGTAGATTTACAAACAGGTAAAGAACATATCTTTGATCAAGGCCCGATCACTGAGGCACTCACGAGTGCTATGAGTTTACCAGGAGCATTTCCTCCATATAGATTGGGAGAAAAGATCTTAGTGGATGGGGGAATGATCAACAATGTGCCTGAAAGTTTGATTCGATCTAAGGGCGCAGATGTTGTATTAGGTGTAAATGTCTCTCCTTTGCAGGAGATCGTACCCGTAAAATTGTTTGAAGATAGAAATAGTACTGAAAAAGGATTCTTTCGCTATATTTGGGATACATTAAAATATCCGCCCATTCTGCAAATCATGACTCGTACGATTACGCTCGAAGGAAGGGAAATCACTCGATTGAAACGACCGAGATTGGATTTATTTGTACACTTTCATTTGGAGGAATTTCAATTGTTTGATTTTGTGCGATACCAAGAGATTATTGATAAAGGTGAGAAGGAAGCAGAACAAAACCTACCAGAAATAAAAAAACTCTTTCTTTGA